ACACAGACAACTTAGACCAACAACTAAAGGAGAGACAATTTATTCATTTCCTCTGATCTCCATGGCCACCAACTGATCCTTTCATGCAGATGCAGGCATGGCAGCGGTCACCTTCTTGCACGCCGGCCTCGACGAAACGCCCTCCCACCATGCCTTGACATGCGGGCGCGAATTGACGACGGATGCATGAGGGGTGGCCATGAAGTAATGGAGCAAAGGTACGTGACTGAGATCGGCAAGGCTGAAGAAGTCTCCAGCCAAGTACTTGGTCTTTGAGAGCCTGGCCTCATACACGTCGAGCACCTTGCAGAGCTTCTCCAAGTTGGTGTCGATGACCGCCTGATCCGGGACGTTTCCGAACCTAGGGAAGATGAAGATTTGGTAGAAGATGGGACCAATGGCTGGGTTGAATTGCTGGGATTCCACTTCCAACCACAAATCCACCATGGCTGACTCCTCCAAGCTA
The Phoenix dactylifera cultivar Barhee BC4 chromosome 3, palm_55x_up_171113_PBpolish2nd_filt_p, whole genome shotgun sequence DNA segment above includes these coding regions:
- the LOC103718626 gene encoding probable glutathione S-transferase GSTF1; amino-acid sequence: MGVKVYGATMSTCTARVLLCLEEMGAEYELVPIDFSTGEHKQPAHLARNPFGQVPAFEDGALILYESRAIARYILRKYKSSGGDLLKEGSLEESAMVDLWLEVESQQFNPAIGPIFYQIFIFPRFGNVPDQAVIDTNLEKLCKVLDVYEARLSKTKYLAGDFFSLADLSHVPLLHYFMATPHASVVNSRPHVKAWWEGVSSRPACKKVTAAMPASA